One window of the Leptospira koniambonensis genome contains the following:
- a CDS encoding DUF1566 domain-containing protein, whose translation MRARFLIFLVGFGMLCKPIDVHNPAIPFSDAWWETTFVRCILGELDVCLPGPVITGNLSAKFVSNNAGAINSSDLTWRSDTDGPYDVRIDAGSCTSGASLITGTAIANTDNLATIAASILPFGTSYVRVCVTDPEEDVTGSGIFRIVRDDTYPTTSTNPVAGAYNSSRNVSIICSDTGGAGCDKISYVTDTSTPDIDGATGTINVGTQYSTPINVPANSTTSFKYVARDKAGNVTLVDSADISVDTVTPTISATNPSNGATGVALAPGSISLSFAEPMDTTLTMSMTTEIYNGTSWVTIPNNNTIFDWQDSQTLVITISWTYFPEDSQIRWTIPSSSLQDLAGNGVSQQASFTTITGAAITGAQTYSGPTAHGTYTADITTTDTSTGLVWKTCWEGRMGPGCATGSATNSSWADAVDGCAYLNYIHGPGIGYADRENWRLPRAEELYSLVEGGADPYINTTAFPNPVSPATWTSSRGIAGSPLEQFGRTVVFMYGILNEFDKSLSYALHCVSD comes from the coding sequence ATGCGAGCTCGATTTTTGATATTTTTAGTCGGATTCGGAATGTTATGCAAACCAATAGATGTGCATAACCCTGCTATTCCATTTTCGGATGCTTGGTGGGAAACCACCTTTGTTCGCTGTATTTTGGGAGAATTGGACGTTTGTCTCCCAGGACCTGTGATTACCGGAAATCTAAGCGCAAAATTCGTAAGCAATAACGCAGGGGCTATTAACTCTTCCGATCTTACTTGGAGATCAGATACCGATGGGCCTTATGATGTCCGGATCGACGCCGGTTCTTGTACAAGCGGGGCAAGTTTAATTACTGGAACCGCTATAGCAAACACAGACAATCTAGCCACAATCGCCGCTAGCATTCTTCCCTTTGGAACAAGTTATGTTCGAGTTTGTGTTACCGATCCTGAAGAAGATGTAACTGGATCTGGGATTTTTCGGATCGTTCGGGATGATACTTATCCTACAACGAGCACAAATCCTGTGGCAGGTGCTTATAATTCTTCTCGAAATGTTTCTATTATTTGTTCAGACACTGGAGGCGCTGGTTGCGATAAGATCTCGTATGTTACTGATACTTCTACCCCAGATATTGACGGAGCAACTGGGACTATCAATGTAGGAACTCAATATTCTACTCCTATCAACGTTCCTGCAAATTCCACTACTTCATTTAAGTACGTTGCAAGAGATAAGGCGGGGAATGTAACCTTAGTTGATAGCGCCGATATATCAGTGGATACTGTGACTCCTACTATCTCCGCTACTAATCCAAGTAACGGTGCGACTGGAGTAGCTCTCGCTCCAGGATCAATCAGTTTAAGTTTTGCAGAACCGATGGACACAACTCTCACCATGTCCATGACTACAGAAATTTATAATGGAACATCTTGGGTAACTATTCCAAATAACAATACTATATTCGATTGGCAGGATTCCCAAACTTTAGTCATTACGATCAGCTGGACATACTTTCCGGAAGATTCGCAAATTCGTTGGACTATTCCTTCTAGTTCCTTGCAAGACTTAGCAGGAAATGGTGTCTCACAACAAGCCTCTTTTACTACCATAACCGGTGCTGCAATCACGGGAGCCCAGACATATTCCGGCCCAACTGCACATGGAACTTATACGGCAGATATTACTACTACGGATACTTCTACAGGTTTAGTTTGGAAAACTTGTTGGGAAGGAAGAATGGGGCCTGGTTGTGCTACTGGTTCAGCCACAAATTCTTCTTGGGCGGACGCGGTAGACGGATGCGCCTACTTAAATTACATCCATGGTCCTGGAATAGGATATGCAGATCGAGAAAACTGGAGACTTCCCAGAGCTGAAGAATTATATTCTTTAGTGGAAGGAGGTGCCGATCCATACATAAATACTACTGCATTCCCAAATCCGGTATCTCCAGCAACTTGGACATCATCCAGAGGTATTGCAGGTTCTCCACTGGAGCAATTCGGGAGAACAGTTGTATTCATGTACGGAATTTTAAATGAATTCGATAAGAGCCTAAGTTATGCGTTACACTGCGTAAGCGATTGA
- a CDS encoding HEAT repeat domain-containing protein, whose translation MFALLNFRFLFPGLLLIASYGVWFSPIFAQTQEDTNNTSDLGNNSSETEDPAPTDEQETNKKNPKKPVLDPETKRYNDLLKAGLLKVFEGEATYNYPRLKQYGLTHPIPRVRAAAALALGRLKSPVGVKILHQMIDRDGEWVRQAAYKGLADIGSRSSLDYFYVGAKSSDREIRIASFRGMGKTLDPGAREVLLKKGLKSDDKEIVKATLLGLGYYQVPEDLRIFIDYLNSEDEEFQKAAVEALGRHKTRTSMKILEDSFKDKTNLRNQILDTLTEQKNSFAIFALLRILNANSSSENIVNEISARLYKLKAVGKYMTIISDNTPLLREPYVGAPKIRDLESGEVGKVISKHSVAYIIPIEGQRIEDFYYKVLVNTKYKDAFTETVQGWVFGKYIQIRTISMPKEEKETKKKKPKSPSILDDMETSEPAPNTQTENPN comes from the coding sequence ATGTTTGCCCTATTGAATTTCAGATTTTTATTTCCAGGCTTATTACTGATCGCCTCCTATGGAGTCTGGTTTTCTCCTATTTTCGCTCAAACTCAAGAAGATACTAACAATACTTCCGACCTAGGGAATAATTCCTCGGAGACTGAAGATCCGGCTCCAACTGATGAGCAAGAAACCAATAAGAAAAATCCTAAAAAGCCGGTTCTGGACCCTGAAACCAAACGTTATAATGACCTTTTAAAAGCTGGTTTGTTAAAGGTTTTTGAAGGCGAAGCCACATATAATTACCCTCGCTTAAAACAGTATGGACTGACACATCCTATCCCAAGAGTTAGAGCGGCAGCAGCTTTGGCTTTGGGAAGATTAAAAAGTCCAGTGGGCGTTAAGATCCTTCATCAAATGATAGATCGAGATGGAGAATGGGTGCGCCAGGCGGCATACAAGGGACTTGCAGATATAGGTTCCAGAAGTTCATTAGATTATTTTTATGTAGGGGCTAAGTCTTCTGATAGAGAGATCAGAATAGCTTCTTTCCGTGGAATGGGAAAAACATTAGATCCCGGAGCAAGAGAAGTTCTCTTAAAAAAAGGTCTTAAGTCTGACGATAAGGAAATCGTAAAAGCTACTCTTTTAGGTTTAGGATATTACCAGGTTCCTGAGGATCTTCGTATATTTATAGATTATTTAAATTCAGAAGATGAAGAATTCCAAAAAGCAGCAGTAGAAGCTTTAGGAAGGCATAAGACCAGAACTTCCATGAAAATTCTGGAAGATTCTTTCAAAGATAAAACAAATCTTCGAAATCAGATCCTGGATACTTTGACAGAACAAAAGAATTCATTTGCGATCTTTGCATTATTAAGAATTTTGAATGCTAATTCAAGTTCAGAAAATATAGTAAATGAGATCAGTGCCAGATTATATAAGTTAAAAGCTGTCGGGAAATATATGACTATTATTTCCGATAATACTCCTCTTCTCAGAGAGCCTTATGTTGGAGCTCCTAAGATCCGTGACCTGGAATCTGGAGAAGTTGGAAAAGTAATCAGCAAACATTCAGTAGCTTATATCATTCCGATTGAAGGCCAGAGAATTGAGGACTTTTATTATAAAGTTTTAGTAAATACCAAGTATAAGGATGCATTTACTGAAACTGTCCAAGGCTGGGTTTTTGGAAAATATATCCAAATTAGGACTATTTCCATGCCTAAGGAAGAAAAAGAAACTAAGAAGAAGAAACCGAAAAGTCCTTCTATCTTAGATGATATGGAAACTTCCGAGCCTGCTCCTAATACACAAACAGAAAATCCTAATTAA
- a CDS encoding TetR/AcrR family transcriptional regulator, whose protein sequence is MDPKKKSVRNPVQDRSIARKENLIEAAYKLVKRNGYNETGIRDIVEEADVSIGTFYAYYKDKNDIAIEVIRKYSEEFYGNLAAETISSLPENADMTRIILEILTRMRKSALKNKKLHKEFAILSIADQTLANVVKKIERERIGTEVFKLMEYFGKNRKLKSDPAALLIAQRAMDDIITYMVLQGFDIPDDKILEETALMIGKYLENP, encoded by the coding sequence ATGGATCCAAAGAAGAAAAGTGTCCGAAATCCGGTCCAAGATCGTTCCATTGCCCGAAAGGAAAATCTTATAGAAGCAGCCTATAAGTTAGTAAAACGTAACGGATATAATGAGACAGGAATACGCGACATAGTAGAAGAAGCAGACGTTTCCATTGGGACATTCTATGCATATTATAAGGATAAAAACGATATCGCAATAGAAGTGATCCGAAAGTACAGCGAGGAATTTTACGGCAATCTCGCCGCGGAAACTATCAGTTCTCTTCCTGAAAATGCAGATATGACTCGGATCATTTTGGAAATTCTTACCAGAATGCGTAAGTCAGCTCTGAAGAATAAAAAACTACATAAAGAATTTGCGATACTTTCTATTGCAGATCAAACACTTGCAAACGTTGTGAAAAAAATAGAAAGAGAAAGGATCGGTACCGAAGTTTTCAAGCTGATGGAATACTTCGGCAAAAATCGAAAACTAAAATCTGATCCGGCGGCACTTTTAATCGCTCAAAGAGCAATGGACGATATCATAACGTATATGGTATTGCAAGGATTCGATATTCCGGATGATAAGATCCTAGAAGAAACTGCATTGATGATCGGGAAATATTTGGAAAATCCATAA
- a CDS encoding TetR/AcrR family transcriptional regulator, producing the protein MENSSLIETQNISTDPEFTPDQDPVYQTDKEPQLHKKQDESRERIIRSALKLFAERGFFETRIPEISAHAKVGVGTMYRHFRNKDHLFNEAFRISVQEFSKFLDRSISKNLSPKEQFFDFWKGLGLFSQGKFDQLIMIERNLSSYILDEESTKEAETLKQNISEYFEPTQDDKNLRLLYPSLILGSFTGILRFHRIHENNIDPSLLEQSAEMLWEGFSKVRQSPNSKKKEKKP; encoded by the coding sequence ATGGAAAATAGTTCCTTGATAGAAACCCAAAATATTTCCACAGATCCAGAATTCACACCAGATCAGGATCCCGTATACCAAACAGATAAGGAACCTCAACTACATAAAAAACAAGATGAGTCCAGAGAAAGGATCATACGTTCTGCTCTTAAATTATTTGCAGAAAGAGGATTTTTCGAAACAAGGATCCCTGAAATTTCTGCTCACGCAAAAGTTGGAGTCGGAACAATGTACCGACACTTCCGAAACAAGGATCATTTGTTTAATGAGGCATTTCGGATCTCAGTCCAAGAATTTTCTAAGTTCTTAGATAGATCCATCTCTAAGAACTTATCTCCCAAAGAACAATTTTTCGATTTTTGGAAAGGATTAGGATTATTCTCTCAAGGTAAATTCGACCAATTGATCATGATAGAAAGAAACCTATCTTCTTATATTCTGGATGAAGAAAGCACTAAAGAAGCAGAGACTTTAAAACAAAACATTTCAGAATACTTTGAACCCACTCAGGATGATAAAAACCTAAGACTACTGTATCCTTCTCTCATTTTAGGTTCCTTTACCGGGATCTTACGTTTTCACAGGATCCACGAAAATAACATAGACCCTTCTCTTTTGGAACAATCTGCCGAGATGTTATGGGAAGGATTTTCAAAGGTCCGCCAATCTCCAAATTCTAAAAAGAAAGAAAAAAAGCCCTAA
- the hflX gene encoding GTPase HflX — MQRLKKLSERRIRENVIITPEVSRTLTELSFEISRQIGILIDRNGYVTHVIVGSDSSIDIPWLDRIRTSEARLRGLRLVHSHLKEESLNQEDLTDLALLRLDYITAVTMDDKGLPRSYYSAHVNPEDEEGEPWTVLSKKVPGQLEEGILDEILDIESRMTRYRKNLKDAQKENRAFLVGVYPENNRIRPPAQSINELKELCRTAGVHVVDSFIQRKNRLDPSTVLGKGKLEEIVLKAIQKQVEVLVFDLELTPSQAKKISDYADLKVLDRTQLILDIFARNATSRDGKLQVELAQLKYLKGRLSELDDNMSRLTGGIGGRGPGETKLEIGKRRVEERISRLEQELKSLKKRREIARRRRKKNEIPVCGIVGYTNAGKSTLLNAMTNSTVLSEDKLFATLDPTSRRIRFPEEREIIISDTVGFIHDLPPELSNAFKATLEELGDSDLLVHVVDVSNPEFRQQMEAVETILEDLNLSDIPRILVFNKVDGLPEEARNELLREADLDTIYVSAITGFGLETLLNRIEERMYSQAEAKLSSTKLWEEDEELEEETEKTYV, encoded by the coding sequence ATCCAAAGACTCAAAAAACTCTCCGAGCGAAGAATTCGGGAAAATGTGATTATCACACCCGAAGTTTCCAGAACACTCACAGAACTTTCCTTCGAAATCAGCAGACAAATCGGAATACTAATTGATAGGAACGGATACGTAACTCACGTGATCGTGGGATCTGATAGTTCCATCGATATCCCTTGGTTAGATCGTATCAGAACATCCGAGGCCAGGTTACGAGGTTTAAGACTCGTTCATAGCCATCTCAAAGAAGAAAGTTTAAACCAAGAAGATCTTACAGACTTAGCTTTATTACGTTTAGATTATATAACTGCAGTTACCATGGATGACAAAGGTCTTCCCAGATCTTATTATTCCGCACATGTAAATCCTGAAGACGAAGAGGGAGAACCTTGGACTGTTCTTTCTAAAAAAGTCCCAGGACAATTGGAAGAAGGTATACTAGACGAAATTCTGGACATCGAAAGCAGGATGACCAGATATCGCAAAAATCTAAAAGATGCTCAAAAAGAGAATAGAGCCTTTTTAGTAGGAGTGTATCCTGAAAATAACAGAATACGTCCTCCTGCACAATCCATTAACGAATTAAAAGAACTCTGCAGAACCGCAGGAGTTCATGTAGTAGATTCATTCATCCAAAGAAAAAATCGTTTAGATCCTTCTACAGTATTAGGAAAAGGTAAACTAGAAGAAATCGTTCTAAAAGCGATCCAAAAGCAAGTAGAAGTATTAGTATTCGATCTGGAACTCACACCTTCGCAAGCAAAGAAGATCTCAGACTATGCAGATCTAAAAGTTCTAGATAGAACCCAATTGATCCTGGATATTTTTGCAAGAAATGCAACAAGTAGAGATGGTAAACTACAAGTAGAACTTGCCCAATTAAAATATCTAAAAGGTAGACTTTCCGAGTTGGATGATAATATGTCCAGGCTGACCGGGGGAATTGGAGGAAGAGGACCTGGAGAGACAAAACTCGAGATCGGAAAACGTAGAGTAGAAGAAAGAATTTCCAGACTAGAACAAGAACTTAAGTCCTTGAAAAAACGAAGAGAGATCGCAAGAAGAAGACGTAAGAAAAATGAGATCCCAGTCTGCGGAATCGTGGGTTATACAAACGCAGGAAAATCTACGCTGCTGAATGCGATGACAAATTCTACAGTATTATCCGAAGATAAGTTATTCGCAACATTAGATCCAACATCCAGAAGGATCCGTTTCCCGGAAGAAAGAGAGATTATCATTTCCGACACTGTGGGATTTATCCATGATCTTCCCCCAGAACTATCCAATGCATTTAAAGCAACATTGGAAGAATTAGGAGATTCTGATCTTCTCGTTCACGTAGTGGATGTTTCCAATCCTGAATTCAGACAACAAATGGAAGCGGTCGAAACTATATTAGAAGATTTGAATTTATCTGATATTCCAAGGATCTTAGTATTCAATAAAGTAGATGGATTACCAGAAGAAGCACGAAACGAACTTCTAAGAGAAGCCGATCTGGATACAATCTATGTCTCAGCAATCACAGGTTTTGGATTAGAAACTCTATTAAACCGGATAGAAGAAAGAATGTATTCACAAGCAGAGGCAAAACTCTCTAGCACTAAACTTTGGGAAGAAGATGAAGAATTGGAAGAGGAAACGGAAAAAACCTACGTTTAG
- the murB gene encoding UDP-N-acetylmuramate dehydrogenase: MAILSEIQIRELKNSLENSGLPHRENQDLSVHCSFKIGGISPIIVEPETQDQILETLSIFKKLDLPWKILGGGTNILISDHPNDFVILKLSGGFKEYKDMGEGLFQVGAATNTTPIFRQISQKGYTGAEFLSTIPGWTGGAVIQNAGCYGGELFDLIQEVEFLRNGEVLKKKPSEIEHGYRFTEFLKRKDSIILSILIQLKPGNLEEIESSLKEKRDKRNSSQPQNKKSAGSMFKNPKVFDEQGKEIKAWQFIDKVGLRGLQIGGAQISPEHCNFIVNTGGAKASDVNGLVNTVQEKVEKETGVLLQREVEYFGSIP, encoded by the coding sequence GTGGCCATTCTTTCCGAAATACAGATCCGAGAACTAAAGAATTCCCTAGAAAATTCCGGTCTTCCCCACCGAGAAAATCAGGATTTGAGCGTTCATTGCTCCTTTAAGATCGGCGGGATTTCTCCCATCATTGTAGAACCTGAAACCCAGGACCAAATCCTAGAAACTCTTTCCATATTCAAAAAATTGGACCTGCCTTGGAAGATTTTAGGAGGCGGTACCAATATTCTAATCTCAGATCATCCTAATGATTTTGTGATCTTAAAACTTTCAGGCGGATTTAAAGAATATAAAGATATGGGAGAAGGTCTCTTCCAAGTGGGAGCTGCAACGAATACCACTCCAATCTTCCGCCAAATTTCTCAGAAAGGATATACCGGCGCAGAGTTCCTAAGCACAATCCCGGGTTGGACAGGTGGAGCAGTCATACAAAACGCAGGATGTTACGGAGGAGAACTTTTCGATCTAATCCAAGAAGTAGAATTCTTAAGAAACGGAGAAGTTCTGAAAAAAAAACCTTCTGAAATAGAACACGGCTATAGATTTACTGAATTCTTAAAAAGAAAAGATTCCATCATTCTTTCTATTCTAATCCAATTAAAACCTGGAAACTTAGAAGAGATTGAATCTTCTCTCAAAGAAAAAAGGGATAAACGAAATTCTTCTCAGCCCCAGAACAAAAAAAGCGCTGGTTCCATGTTCAAAAACCCAAAGGTATTCGACGAACAAGGAAAAGAGATCAAAGCTTGGCAATTCATAGACAAGGTAGGCCTAAGAGGTCTACAAATTGGTGGAGCTCAAATTTCTCCGGAACATTGTAATTTTATAGTGAATACCGGAGGAGCAAAGGCTTCAGATGTAAATGGACTTGTAAATACTGTACAAGAAAAAGTGGAAAAAGAAACCGGTGTACTATTACAAAGAGAAGTGGAATACTTCGGTTCCATTCCCTAA
- a CDS encoding inositol monophosphatase family protein has product MTDLSKILSVFKFASNSAGAEILKLFGKESTFDLKDPMQILTQADLDSHRVLEKILKKEFPGIPLIMEEQNNIEPLPGTFIVCDELDGTTLFSRGIKEFSVILAYIENGSPKVGCIYFPAKDTYLTVQRGIGTFIDDRRILLKKGGSLDRSVLSLEINNTFQDEDYRWIASASKNTLATRALAATGAGFLELLEGKTDLFMNLSGAKIWDFAAGVLALEEAGGTALDKEGNPLKWDKIRMSALLSRDLDFLKEVYRLKP; this is encoded by the coding sequence ATGACCGATCTTTCTAAAATTTTATCCGTTTTCAAATTTGCATCTAATTCTGCCGGAGCAGAGATCCTAAAATTATTCGGAAAAGAATCCACATTTGATCTAAAAGATCCAATGCAGATTTTGACACAAGCCGATCTAGATTCTCATCGAGTTTTAGAAAAAATTCTCAAAAAAGAATTTCCTGGAATTCCGCTAATAATGGAAGAACAGAATAATATTGAACCTCTTCCTGGAACTTTTATCGTATGTGATGAGTTAGATGGGACTACTTTGTTTTCCAGAGGGATCAAAGAATTCAGTGTAATTTTAGCTTATATCGAAAATGGATCTCCCAAAGTTGGATGTATTTATTTTCCTGCCAAGGATACCTATCTGACTGTTCAAAGAGGAATCGGGACCTTTATCGATGATAGAAGGATCCTCTTGAAAAAAGGAGGAAGTCTGGATCGTTCTGTTCTTTCTCTTGAGATCAATAATACTTTCCAAGACGAGGACTATCGTTGGATTGCAAGCGCTAGTAAAAATACTTTAGCAACTCGTGCCTTAGCGGCAACCGGCGCTGGATTTTTAGAATTATTAGAGGGCAAGACTGATCTATTCATGAATTTAAGCGGAGCCAAGATCTGGGACTTTGCTGCTGGAGTTCTCGCGTTGGAAGAAGCAGGCGGGACCGCTTTGGACAAGGAAGGCAATCCTTTGAAATGGGATAAGATCCGCATGTCTGCATTGTTAAGTAGAGATCTAGATTTTTTAAAAGAAGTTTACCGACTGAAACCTTAG
- a CDS encoding alpha/beta hydrolase family protein — protein sequence MGYIIGKFNSLLIFTVFLISVWNCGKIEKGRFFNDQAYHFQTLRALNDARSDGAETGEILEAVKNIKEGDPQSWFYGWENAGNKVLERADKIQDPMSKGQAYLRAHNYLRTAEFFLDPDDEKRPAAFDKSVEIFHKGLDSLGVKHEKIKVPYGDHHLNAIYYPGPAGADKKPLIVFVGGFDSTLEELYFGLVRAAYERGFSVLTYEGPGQGSVLRKQNLGFTPEWEKPTKAVLDTFLASHPKPSKTVLVGMSLGGYLAPRAAAFDKRFDGVVAYDVLYDFGEVAERTVPGIILWLEKQNYNNLIEFLVKIKSSFSPSFSWGVKNGKWTMKTASSVETLKAFRNYTLESSAEKITQEVLIFAATEDHFIPLKQVEDFKRKLTNAKSVTSVIYDRASGGAEHCQLGAQALWQADFFDWMKRFEKK from the coding sequence ATGGGATATATAATTGGAAAATTTAACTCACTTTTGATTTTTACGGTATTTTTGATTTCGGTCTGGAATTGCGGAAAAATTGAAAAGGGGCGCTTTTTTAATGACCAAGCGTATCATTTTCAAACCTTAAGAGCCTTAAACGATGCTCGTAGCGATGGGGCAGAGACTGGAGAAATTCTAGAAGCGGTTAAGAATATCAAGGAAGGCGATCCTCAATCTTGGTTTTATGGATGGGAGAATGCGGGCAATAAAGTGCTCGAGAGAGCAGATAAGATTCAAGATCCAATGAGTAAGGGTCAGGCATATTTAAGAGCCCATAATTACTTAAGAACTGCTGAATTTTTCCTAGATCCTGATGATGAAAAAAGACCTGCTGCTTTCGACAAGTCTGTGGAAATTTTTCACAAGGGTTTGGATAGTCTTGGAGTAAAACATGAAAAGATCAAAGTTCCTTATGGAGACCACCATCTAAATGCGATCTATTATCCAGGGCCTGCAGGTGCGGATAAAAAACCTCTAATCGTTTTTGTTGGAGGTTTCGATTCTACCTTAGAAGAATTATATTTTGGTCTTGTACGAGCTGCTTATGAAAGAGGATTTAGTGTACTTACTTACGAAGGGCCAGGCCAAGGTTCTGTTTTAAGAAAACAAAATTTGGGATTTACTCCGGAATGGGAAAAACCTACGAAAGCAGTGCTTGATACTTTCCTTGCTTCTCATCCAAAACCCTCTAAAACGGTTTTGGTTGGAATGAGTTTAGGAGGATATCTTGCTCCTCGCGCGGCGGCTTTTGATAAGAGATTTGATGGAGTGGTTGCTTATGATGTTTTATATGATTTCGGAGAAGTAGCGGAACGTACAGTTCCAGGAATTATTCTTTGGTTGGAAAAACAGAATTATAATAATCTAATTGAGTTTCTTGTTAAGATCAAATCTTCTTTTTCTCCTAGCTTTTCTTGGGGAGTAAAAAATGGAAAATGGACTATGAAAACTGCAAGCTCAGTTGAGACTTTGAAAGCTTTTAGGAATTATACTTTGGAGTCTTCTGCAGAAAAAATAACCCAAGAGGTTCTGATTTTTGCGGCGACCGAAGATCATTTTATTCCATTGAAACAGGTTGAGGATTTTAAACGTAAATTGACGAATGCAAAATCTGTTACTTCAGTAATCTATGATCGAGCCTCAGGGGGAGCAGAACATTGCCAATTAGGGGCTCAGGCCTTATGGCAAGCTGACTTTTTTGATTGGATGAAAAGATTCGAAAAGAAATGA
- a CDS encoding TetR/AcrR family transcriptional regulator: MPVVRDPEDKKERILTSALRLFTEKGFEGTPIPDLAKDAGIGAGTIYRYYKNKEELVNELYRFWKNKLKETLAENYPEKAKSKDLFVHLWKALATFYHRYPEAFEFLELHYHSPYLDQASKKATAQTMEFICTFLEQARAKGDIKSDLGSMELVSLCYGSFVGMVKMAKGGYIQLSTETLHASGLTLWKALAK, from the coding sequence ATGCCAGTAGTTCGAGATCCTGAAGATAAAAAAGAAAGAATACTCACCTCTGCCTTAAGGTTATTCACCGAAAAAGGTTTTGAAGGAACTCCTATACCCGACCTAGCCAAGGATGCGGGCATAGGTGCTGGAACCATATACAGATATTACAAAAACAAAGAAGAATTGGTAAACGAACTGTATCGTTTCTGGAAAAATAAACTGAAAGAAACTCTCGCAGAAAACTACCCAGAAAAAGCAAAATCCAAGGACTTATTCGTTCATTTATGGAAGGCACTTGCGACCTTCTACCACCGTTACCCGGAAGCATTCGAATTTTTAGAGTTACACTATCATTCCCCGTATCTGGACCAAGCTAGCAAAAAGGCAACTGCCCAAACTATGGAGTTCATTTGTACATTTTTAGAACAAGCTAGGGCCAAAGGAGATATCAAATCAGACCTGGGTTCTATGGAACTTGTTTCATTATGTTATGGAAGCTTCGTAGGGATGGTGAAAATGGCCAAGGGCGGGTATATTCAGCTTTCAACAGAGACATTACATGCTTCTGGTTTAACTCTTTGGAAAGCATTGGCAAAATAA
- a CDS encoding MgtC/SapB family protein, translating to MQEFLTILDSKTIDTITVSIRVALIILFAGAVGWNREGKNHGAGFRTHILIGLASTVLMLLSIFIPEYYSVVGGDPSRIAAQVVSGVGFLCAGAIMKFGLTVKGLNTAASIWIVSAIGLLVGAGLYFAGFLTTVATLVILVLFDLVEERYFGKYEYKVLILDLKQKKFHRKGFKELLLRNKLRLVSESFMQDYQSKSAQIKLTIAMPRDFDILKIVDEFRNLADVIKISIEST from the coding sequence ATGCAGGAATTTCTAACCATTCTGGATTCTAAAACGATCGATACCATCACGGTAAGTATTCGTGTGGCCTTGATCATTCTTTTTGCTGGTGCGGTAGGCTGGAATAGAGAGGGCAAAAATCACGGAGCTGGTTTCAGGACCCATATTTTGATCGGTCTTGCATCCACCGTTCTGATGTTATTATCTATTTTTATTCCTGAATATTATTCAGTAGTGGGAGGAGATCCTTCCAGAATTGCAGCTCAGGTGGTTTCTGGAGTTGGATTTTTATGCGCGGGTGCGATCATGAAGTTTGGTCTGACGGTAAAAGGCTTAAACACCGCTGCTTCTATCTGGATTGTTTCTGCGATTGGTTTACTTGTGGGTGCAGGTTTATACTTTGCAGGGTTTTTAACTACAGTCGCTACTCTTGTCATTTTAGTTTTATTCGATTTAGTAGAAGAAAGATATTTCGGAAAATACGAATATAAGGTTTTAATTCTGGATCTGAAACAGAAAAAATTCCACCGAAAAGGGTTTAAGGAATTATTATTAAGAAATAAGTTAAGATTGGTCTCTGAATCTTTTATGCAGGATTACCAATCTAAAAGTGCTCAGATCAAACTTACGATTGCTATGCCTAGAGATTTTGATATTCTAAAGATTGTGGATGAATTCAGAAATCTGGCAGATGTTATAAAAATCAGCATCGAATCGACTTGA